From the genome of Ziziphus jujuba cultivar Dongzao chromosome 4, ASM3175591v1:
GGTAGAGTAGCCTAACTAGGTTACATGGTGCATGGTCTTTGAGTTTCAAACTGATATGGGACTTTGGTTTGCATTATCCCAACAGTATATATTCAGTGTTAGCCAAAGTAGCACTCTGCCTCACAGTCATATATTTGAACATTTTTGGCTCCATatctgtgaagtccagccgcaccaaccacaccaacctcaccaaccacagccgcaccaaccacagccaccattgttgacagccaccattgttgaccgatcaacaattgtgggctaagacgTTGaaagtgtggccttgtaagcctataaataggctccttaccattgcatgaaaaccaagccaagagagcaatctcaatcctcccaagtgaggagaattgagagaaaactccaagagagagagttgtttaagttccagagagaacttgagagaagagtgagcaattccagagagaattggagagtgcagagagaggttccacgagagaatcctccatgagagaagtttttatttttgtattctatttttaagagattaatagaattcttttatttttcttctcatatttcttctctaaagtggtcagagaaccacaacaagtggtatcagagatccaggttgagagcttgggtccaaaatttgaagaaacaaagctactgttcttcaagttggtgtttcggaaagttgctcaaataattaatttgacaatcccaggtgaaagtacccgacgagaggagaacaacgaagttcgccggagagaaaacggacgtcccacgcgcccgcacgcgccgactgaaatttttctgcaactgttcacgcgcccacgcgccgcacgcgccgtctggaggttgaagacgaccacgtcagcagccacgtcagcgaACCACTGCCATGTCATCTGCCACACCAgcgacacgtcgtcagccacgtcatctgccacgtggtgccacgtcagcaccatttgccacgtcagcaatattttctgaaattacggaacggcccctgaagtttcggaaattacggaacagcccctgaactattggaaattacagattgacccctgtagttttctgaaattgcggtgcagcccctgaactattggaaattacagattgacccctgtagtttctgtatttgcaggttgacccagaaattttgtgaaattacatttttgccccaaaatttctggtaattatattttgaccccggaagagtcaagtccaccattttcggccgttccggacgcaacggttaactccgttttgccaaattcagctccatttttggtcaagccataatgtcaatggaagaatcatcttcgggagctatggttaagctcactgccacaaattatacactttggagacctcggatggaagatctcctcaattgtaaggatctgtttgatcctatagaagctaaaggcgaaaaccccgatcccagcaaagtagcagaatggaagaaattaaacaagaaaacgatcggtcagatcaggcaatggatcgaccacagtgtcttccatcatgtagcaaaggaaacggatgcatatgccctctggacaaaattggaggacatgtaccaggccaagactgctcggaacaaagccctgttgcttaagcgattggtacatctcacattacagagtggaacttctgtagccgagcataccagtgagttccagagcttggtaaatcaactatctgctgtggattaccaactaggggatgaggatcaagccctcctacttctaagctctcttccagacagttgggagacattggtagtctctctcagcaattcggccccgaatggcaaacttactatggctatggttaaggatgccctatttaatgaagaggccaggagaaaggacattggcatggatcagtcacatgccctcgtcacagagagaggaagacagcaaagaggtggtcgagatagggggagaggcaggagcaagagcagaggcagatctacagacagcagaaaatcatcgtataagtgctatcattgtggcctggagggtcacatgaagaagaattgcagaaaattgttgagagagcagagactccaaggtaatcagccgaagaaggatggagagacactagtcacttgtacaggagaagtggcgctctgctccaccgaagaagagacatgccttcatatatcaacccaacatgttgagtgggtagtcgatactgcagcatcctaccatgtcactccacacagagatttctttaaaacgtacaaagcaggagactttggtacggtaaagatgggaaattccagttttgcaaagattataggaactggtgatattcaggtaaaaacgaatgttggttgtacaatcactttgaaggatgtccgtcatgttccagatcttcggcttaatctactttcgggagcagccttagacaagcaaggctatgacaactacttcagcaaaggcacatggaaaatgacgaaaggtgccatagttgtcgcccgaggacatatttgtggaacgttgtacaagactcatgtgaagatatgtgcagacagcctcaatattgcagaaggagaggcgtctcaaaatctgtggcaccagagactcggtcacatgagtgaaaaaggattgtccactttggcaaggaagaagcttatcactgtttgcaaggatgctgcgctagatccttgtaatcactgcttgtttggtaagcaacatagagtctccttcagttcctctgcatcgagaaaatcagagttgcttagtctggtgcactctgatgtttgtggtcccatggagatggaatcattaggtggcaacaagtatttcctgaccttcattgatgatgcttcacggaaggtgtgggtatatttcttgaagacaaaggaccaggtactggattacttcaaactgtttcataccatggtagagcgtgaaacaggaaagaagctgaaatgtctccgctcagataatggaggcgagtatacttccaaggagttcgatgcctactgcagaagacacggcattcgacatgagaagacggtccctcgcaccccacaacataatggaatagccgaaagaatgaaccgaaccattatggaaaaggtcagaagtatgctcagtatggctaagctgccaaagccattctggggagaagctgttcgtgccgcctgctatttaatcaacagatcaccgtcagtaccgttgaattttgaaattccggagaaaatgtggtcgggtaagattccctcctactctcatttgagagtgtttggttgtatagcttatgtacatgtatccaaggagctcagacagaagctcgatgcaagatctactccatgcatctttataggatatggagacgaagaattcggatacaagttttgggacccgaaaaccaagaaggttattagaagcagggatgtagtattccatgaaaaccagaaaatggaagacattgcaAAGCCCAGAAtatctcctaattgtagttctagtgccgagaatttttgtcctaatccagcaccagcacaaatagccacagaggataatgaggtgcatgaagatataccagaagcagaccaggaggaagaaggggatattgagcagggggagactcaatcctctcaagcagctgcagggccatcacagcggtcagatgatggtacacctcctgaaaccagtagtttacaagttcggagatctgagcgaggccgaattccatcaaagagatttccagaatctgagtatattctgcttactgaagagggggagccagagagtttccaggaagctgtttctcatcaagagaaggaaaagtggctgcaagcaatgcaagatgagatggaatccttgcagagaaatcatacttatgagttggttgagcttccaacaggaaagaaggcactaaagaataaatgggtgttcaagctcaagaaagatggcagcggaaaggtggtgaaacacaaagctcgattggtggtcaaaggatttcttcagaagaaaggaattgactttgatgagattttttcaccagtggtaaaaatgacttcaattcgagtcatttttggtttagtagcaagtctaaacctagagcttgagcagatggatgtgaagactgcatttcttcacggtgatttacatgaagaaatctacatggagcagccagaaggatttgaggtttcagggaaagaaaacctcgtatgcaagctaaagaagagcttgtatggcctcaagcaagcaccaagacaatggtataagaagtttgactcgtttatggtgagtcaaggctataaaaggactgcagcagaccagtgtgtttatattaaaaaattttcaggtggaaacttcattgcacttttgctatatgtggacgacatgttgatcgttggacaagatgcaatgaagattagtaagctgaagaaagaattgtctaagtcttttgatatgaaagacttaggaccagctcaacaaattttgggaatgcaaataatccgagacaggaagaatagaaggttatggctatctcaagagaagtatgttgaacgggtgataaagagattcaacatggataaagccaaaccggtcagcattccacttgcaactcatttcaagttgagtaagagattgtgcccctcatccaaagaagagatagaggagatggcttcagtaccatattcttcagcggtaggaagtctgatgtatgcaatggtgtgtaccagaccagacattgctcatgcagtaggtgttgtgagcagatttctttcaaatcctggaaagaaacactgggaagcagtcaaatggattctcaggtatcttaaaggtacatcgaagctgtgcttgtgctacgggggaggtgatccaatcttagaaggctatacagatgcagatatggccggagaccctgataatagaaagtctacatcaggttatctctacacttttgcagggggagctgtgtcatggcagtcaagattgcagaagtgtgttgctttatccactactgaagcagagtacatcgCCGCAgcagaagcgggtaaggaaatgttgtggttaaagcgttttctcacagaattgggcatcaagcaagaagactacaagatacattgtgataatcaaagtgccatggatttgagcaaaaactcaatgtatcattcccgtacaaagcacattgacattcgctatcattggatacgcgaagtaataggtcaacagttgctgaaactgttgaagattcacacaaaagagaatccagcagatatgctaacaaaagttgttgctcaagagaagctgaagctatgcagagacatagctggaatagatggcagatgaccatcagttttaaatgcggctggagggggagaattgtgaagtccagccgcaccaaccacaccaacctcaccaaccacagccgcaccaaccacagccaccattgttgacagccaccattgttgaccgatcaacaattgtgggctaagacgTTGaaagtgtggccttgtaagcctataaataggctccttaccattgcatgaaaaccaagccaagagagcaatctcaatcctcccaagtgaggagaattgagagaaaactccaagagagagagttgtttaagttccagagagaacttgagagaagagtgagcaattccagagagaattggagagtgcagagagaggttccacgagagaatcctccatgagagaagtttttatttttgtattctatttttaagagattaatagaattcttttatttttcttctcatatttcttctctaaagtggtcagagaaccacaacaatatCTATCTATTACTCtgatattaaatgtatttttggcAAAAGATTCTCTCATTAATTTACAATACTTATACTCAATAGTATTCATTACACATGATATTTCTATTGtaaatcacctaaacatcacCACttgatatgtataaaaattgCTGATCATTGTAATTGTGGCTGGGATGCTACTAGTGGTATTAGAACATTAGAAGCTTCGTTTGAGTTTTCAGTCCCCTTTAACTCAATTTCTCTATTCCCATCCAAACTAGCTACTCTTCCACCCTCCTTCATTCTCTTATATAACCACCACGCGCCAGCAAGTACAATCAACAATCCAATGATGCTGCCAATACCTGCACAACAACACCAccccaaaagaaataaaaatcaaactacAATATTACAACTTCCAAAAATTGAAACTGTTTGTTCATAAACAGAACTGATTCATGCATGCGGGATCAATACCAATACGGATGAGATTAAGCACAGAGTGTTCATTATGAGATGGATAGTAGCATCCGTAACCCCCAAAATCGTTTTGACAAACTCCACCGTACTGTGTACAGCTATTGCTATCTTCCTTGCATTCATCAATATCTGCcagcaaaacaaacaaattattttcagacacctcagaaatttaaaattttcaagaatATTGCGAGTTTAAATGTGGAAATGGTGTAGAGTTTTACTTTAACATACCTTTACATCCTTCAATAAGATAAGGGTTTCCTTCAAATCCCCATCCACAGCTACATTCAACCCTGGACTGATTGAATATTACTGAAGAAGAAGTGGCAATATCATTATAATATGTATAGCAAGTCGAATTTCTGTAGCATCCATACTCGGAGTTTACACTATCCCAATAGCATTTGGGATTTGACCAAGTTGATTTATTAGTCTCAAAAGAAGTTCCAAATACATCAAACGCTGAATAATATAATTCCCATTCAAGCAACACAGGCACATCAACCATCTCTTTAAACGAATAAATATCGGTAAAATTGGACATAAACCAATCTTGATCCACAAGGAAAGCATACTTGCAAACCTTCTCTTTTTCGCTGTCAACGGCATGAAAAGTGGTCTTGAAGGAATTTAGATTCAAGGGGATGTTTGTCTGGCAGCAATTTATCCCACTACAGCTGTGGTTTCCAGTCTCACCGCAAGTGGACATGCAGCCGGCAATATTCGTCGACAATTTCGACGAAATCAACAACCCAAATGCTCCACAACCTACAGCGGTGAATCTGTTCTTCTGTGAAAACACAAAAGGGCTACCTTCCAAGTTGGGGCTCTGGCGGGTTTCTCTGTTGCAGTTCCAAAAGGTAATGGGGTTTCTAACCAGAATCGTGCCAGCTTCGACGGAAATCTCTATCACTTCCTGCTTGATGTGCTTAAAAGTGGTATGGTGTTGTCTTTGATGCAAAGTACTTCAAACCATTCATTGAGGAAACAGCCGGATCCGATTCCGAAAGGGTATGGGATGCTCACGTTTCCGCATTGCTTTTGACAGCCTGACTTGGCTGTGGGCGCTCCTGATGCTACTTCAATGacgaaaaaacataaaagaaggACATGGGTTATCATTTTGCCAACCATGTTCCTCTGTTTTCTGGATCCTCTGTTTTCTTCGTTTTCTTGTCTGTATTGACTCGGTTATCTAtgattattaccaaaataataataataataataaataaataaataaataaataacaataataataaaataaaataaaataaaataaacttcgGTTATCTACGTtaataactaaaacaaaaaaacacattACATGTCCATATTTGTTTGAatgtgtttgtttgtttgttttctttttttctttatattggaTCTTGATCAAGGAAAGTTCAAGGTGGATTGTTAGTCAGAACACAGAATGTTCTACCAGCTGCTCTGTTTGACCGTTTAATTTTATGCAATGCATTATCGAGTCAGCGTGACAAGgcagaggaaaagaaaatgagacagaaaaaaataataaaaatgtaagcAAACTAAGCTGTTGCTCACCAtcattaattgattatttgaatattatgaCTCAATTGGTCAGACTATATCATAATGAATGTTACTAGAGTTTCAAATGTTCTATTACGCCAACTATCGAATTGTTCCGGATGAAACAAAGAGTAATTTCTACGAAATGTCGAGATGtcgaaaacccaaaaagaaagcttTTGCAATTAATGCTTAGGTTGGTAGAGACATCAATTCAAACcgagtttcaatttttaattaatggtcattgggtcatatatatatatatacacatatatgaataaataattagatGTTGGGTAAAAAtagaaagaccaagaaaaaagaaattcatcTATAGGTCACTTCAGTAATTAAATTAAGGAGGATTTGGTCATGGAACGAGTCTGCTAGCATTAGACACTCATTGCGTGGTAACTATTCTATGTGATGATATTGAAGAAATTCATCAAAGCAAATGTGCATTTTTCAATTTGCTAATATGCTCTATATATTACTATCTTTACTGATGATtaacaaaaaatggaaaaggaaaTTACTTATAAGTAAGCATATGTTTCTCATTTAGAGGTGCTTCCATATCCGATGAGGAAGCAATACCACCATAAGAAGCTGACCATGTCGATATCGAAACATCATCCCAAGGTGCAGTCATTTGATTTCGATCAAATTCAACCACTTCAACATTTTGCTCAACATAATTAGAAGCTTTAACTGATTTTTGAATTCGCTCCAGATCCATTGCCACTTCTTTCATCGAAGGTCTTTTCCTTCCACTCAAATCCAAGCATCTTTTCGCAAGTTTAGCAACTGCTATTATTGCTTCTTTTTTGCCAGTTGCTTCCTTCAAAACTTGAGCATCAACAATGTCAAACAAACGATTATCTTCCATGGAAAGAATGAAAGACGCTGCAAGACTTCCTCCTTCCTCTGCCTCAATAAAAACTGGTTTTCGTCCTGTCAACAGCTCAGCAAGAACCACCCCAAAGCTATATACATCACTCTTATCGGTAAACTGGCTTGACTGGAAGTACTCAGGGTCCAAGTATCCAAATGTGCCATATACTAATGTGGTGAGGTGTGTTTGCTCAATGGTAACCGATCTTGAAGTTCCAAAATCTCCTATTTTTGCTCTGTACTTTTCGTCTAGGAGAATATTTGAAGACTTTATGTCACGGTGATAAATGGGAAAGGAAGCGGCAGAATGCAAGTAGGAAAAAGCTCCTGCAATTTCCTTTGCAATTCGTAATCGGGTTTCCCATGTTAGTTGAAAGTCCTCATTTTGATCATGGATATACCGAAACAATGTTCCGTTTGGTATAAACTCATAAACTAGCAGAGGAACTTCAGTTTCTAAACAACATCCCAGTAGTTTCACAACATTCCTGTGATTAATTTGTGAAAGAATGACAACTTCATTAATGAACTCCGTAACTTTGAATGCATCAACCTTTTTAGATTTCTTGACAGCAACAATTTTTCCATCTGCCAACATTCCTTTGTAAACAGTACCTTGACCTCCCTGGCCAAGAACTCTGTTCATGTTAAACTGGTCAGTTGCCTTCTCTAACTCATCTGATTTAAACAACTTGGTTTTCTCAATATTGGCTTCCCCTGAAGATAATTGTTCTTGTAACAACAATCCaccattttgtttgaaaaacttTTCTATGCGTCTTTTTCTCATATACTTAGTTAGCAACCATGCCGAAGCCGATAGAAACAACAATCCAAGGACGCCGCTGCCAACACCTGCATTCATcaatcaaaaaggaaaaataacctCAATAGTCAATTGCATGAAGTTGacaacataaaatacaatttgtgCCATATGTGTTGGATAACAACCCTtataaattcaacaaaaaatgtCCATGTTTTGTGGTACGTTGGGAAAAGACAAGGCAATAAAGGAAGGTTTTTAATCTGCTCAATATGTAATATTTTGTACTCGAATCCAGACACCATTCatagcttttttgtttttcttattttatatatatatatatatatatactagttgAATTAATTAGTGATTCATTAATTAGAGCATACCAATTaaatgttgtggttctctgaccactttagagaagaaatatgagaagaaaataaaagaattctattaatctcttaaaaatagaatacaaaaataaaaacttctctcatggaggattctctcgtggaacctctctctgcactctccaattctctctggaattgctcactcttctctcaagttctctctggaacttaaacaactctctctcttggagttttctctcaattctcctcacttgggaggattgagattgctctcttggcttagTTATCATGGaacggtaaggagcctatttataggcttacaaggccacaattttcaacatcttagcccacaattgttgatcggtgcagcatgtcaacaatggtggctgtggttggtgcggctgtggttggtgaggtt
Proteins encoded in this window:
- the LOC107416660 gene encoding wall-associated receptor kinase-like 10 is translated as MSTCGETGNHSCSGINCCQTNIPLNLNSFKTTFHAVDSEKEKVCKYAFLVDQDWFMSNFTDIYSFKEMVDVPVLLEWELYYSAFDVFGTSFETNKSTWSNPKCYWDSVNSEYGCYRNSTCYTYYNDIATSSSVIFNQSRVECSCGWGFEGNPYLIEGCKDIDECKEDSNSCTQYGGVCQNDFGGYGCYYPSHNEHSVLNLIRIGIGSIIGLLIVLAGAWWLYKRMKEGGRVASLDGNREIELKGTENSNEASNVLIPLVASQPQLQ